A genomic region of Fodinisporobacter ferrooxydans contains the following coding sequences:
- the pheT gene encoding phenylalanine--tRNA ligase subunit beta: MKITYKWLQEYVSLEDISPEQLADVLTNRGIPVETIEYRNQGVDGVVVGEVLATEQHPNADRLKVCQVNVGNSEHLQIVCGAPNVKPGQKVPVALVGAKLPGLEIKKAKLRGVESQGMLCSAKELGLETKLLPKEQTEGLFILPVDAPIGESIVTYLELDDCILDLELTPNRSDCLSMRGVAYEVAAILNRNIHMPKISCHVDEQVSPLHVRIDSENCRYYAGQVADGVKIGPSPIWMQMRLLSVGVRPISNIVDITNYVMFEYGQPLHAFDWQTIADQTIVVRQARQEENLMTLDGQHRTLDDTMLVIADPHKAIGLAGVMGGENSEVTSATERIVIESAVFDSIVVRKTGKALGLRSEAQSRFEKGIDPAIVNEALQRATALMASYAGAVPIGKAVTAGILPKLEKRIELSADKANDFLGTNLPPLQIHGILQALGFGVEDAGAGVCFVDVPSRRMDITLPVDLIEEVARMYGYDEIPTTMPVAPTNQGFLTEEQKIRRRIRESFISEGLQEVFTYVFVNEQSLQKLGSSLESFGKPIRLALPMSEERSVLRTSLLPSLLEVVQYNANRKHANLRLFEIGKVYTSKSETLTELPQERYQIAAVLTGKITSEAVGSEARIVDFYDAKGVVETVFESIGIEQITFVPESQISYLHPARTARILWQNHSVGVIGALHPSVEESFDVPSAYYIELDLESLLKACKGAITFVPMPKYPAIVRDIAVVIDRQIHASSLLNTIRNAGGEWVRQVKIFDVFESAQIGEHKKSVAITIEYRSDQRTLTDEEVQNVHQTILDTLFREYQAQLRA; this comes from the coding sequence GTGAAAATCACATATAAGTGGCTGCAAGAGTATGTATCGTTAGAGGATATATCGCCCGAGCAATTGGCTGATGTATTGACAAACCGCGGAATACCGGTTGAAACCATTGAATATCGGAATCAAGGTGTAGATGGGGTTGTTGTAGGAGAAGTATTGGCGACAGAGCAGCATCCGAATGCGGATCGTCTAAAAGTATGCCAAGTGAATGTCGGCAATTCTGAACATTTGCAAATTGTTTGCGGCGCTCCAAACGTTAAGCCGGGGCAAAAAGTTCCTGTTGCTTTGGTTGGCGCCAAACTTCCGGGTTTAGAGATCAAAAAGGCGAAATTGCGCGGTGTGGAGTCACAGGGAATGTTATGTTCGGCAAAAGAATTGGGCCTTGAAACGAAATTGCTGCCCAAAGAACAGACGGAAGGCCTGTTTATTCTGCCTGTTGATGCGCCGATTGGCGAATCGATTGTGACGTATCTTGAATTGGATGACTGCATATTGGATTTGGAACTTACACCCAATCGTTCCGATTGTTTAAGCATGCGTGGAGTGGCATATGAAGTCGCAGCGATCTTGAATCGCAATATTCATATGCCAAAAATCTCTTGTCATGTGGATGAGCAGGTGTCTCCCTTGCATGTCCGGATTGATTCGGAAAATTGCAGGTATTATGCGGGGCAAGTGGCAGATGGCGTAAAGATCGGGCCGTCTCCCATTTGGATGCAAATGCGGTTGTTGAGCGTGGGTGTACGACCGATCAGCAATATTGTTGATATTACCAACTATGTCATGTTCGAATACGGCCAACCGCTGCATGCGTTTGATTGGCAAACAATTGCGGATCAAACCATTGTTGTACGCCAAGCAAGACAGGAAGAGAATTTGATGACATTAGACGGACAGCACCGAACATTAGATGACACGATGTTAGTGATAGCAGATCCGCATAAAGCGATCGGACTGGCAGGCGTTATGGGGGGAGAAAATTCGGAGGTTACGAGCGCAACGGAGCGAATTGTGATTGAATCGGCCGTTTTTGATTCGATCGTCGTGAGAAAAACTGGAAAAGCATTAGGACTTCGCTCGGAAGCCCAAAGCCGTTTTGAAAAAGGCATTGACCCTGCCATCGTCAATGAAGCATTGCAACGGGCCACTGCTTTGATGGCAAGCTATGCAGGCGCTGTTCCGATTGGAAAGGCGGTAACAGCCGGCATTCTGCCAAAACTCGAGAAACGAATCGAATTATCTGCGGACAAGGCAAATGATTTCCTTGGGACGAATTTGCCGCCGCTGCAAATCCATGGAATTTTGCAGGCGCTAGGATTCGGTGTGGAAGATGCAGGGGCGGGTGTATGTTTCGTAGACGTGCCTTCCCGCCGTATGGATATCACGTTGCCGGTCGATTTGATTGAAGAAGTTGCCCGCATGTACGGATATGATGAAATCCCTACGACTATGCCTGTCGCTCCGACAAATCAGGGATTTCTTACAGAAGAACAGAAAATCAGGAGAAGAATTCGCGAAAGTTTTATCAGTGAGGGATTGCAAGAGGTATTTACGTATGTATTTGTCAATGAACAATCGCTGCAGAAGCTAGGATCGTCTTTGGAATCCTTCGGCAAACCCATACGCTTGGCGTTGCCGATGTCAGAGGAGCGCTCTGTGCTAAGAACAAGTCTGCTGCCATCCTTATTGGAAGTTGTACAGTACAACGCAAATCGAAAGCATGCAAATTTACGCTTGTTTGAGATCGGAAAAGTGTATACATCCAAATCGGAAACGCTGACAGAACTTCCGCAAGAACGATATCAAATCGCTGCCGTCCTGACGGGGAAAATCACTTCGGAAGCAGTAGGAAGTGAAGCGCGGATTGTGGATTTTTACGATGCAAAAGGTGTTGTCGAGACTGTATTTGAATCGATTGGCATCGAACAGATTACGTTTGTACCGGAATCGCAAATTTCCTACTTGCATCCGGCGCGGACGGCGAGAATTCTTTGGCAGAATCATTCCGTTGGAGTGATTGGCGCATTGCATCCTTCCGTGGAAGAATCATTTGATGTGCCAAGCGCATACTATATCGAACTGGATCTGGAATCGTTGCTTAAGGCCTGCAAAGGTGCCATAACGTTTGTGCCAATGCCGAAATATCCTGCCATTGTCCGTGATATTGCAGTTGTGATCGATCGTCAAATCCATGCTTCGAGTCTGTTGAACACGATTCGCAACGCGGGAGGAGAATGGGTTCGCCAGGTAAAAATATTCGATGTTTTCGAAAGTGCACAAATCGGAGAGCATAAGAAAAGTGTCGCGATTACGATTGAATATCGTTCCGATCAGCGGACGTTGACAGATGAAGAAGTGCAAAATGTTCATCAAACCATTCTGGATACGTTGTTCCGTGAATATCAGGCACAACTTCGTGCATAA
- the zapA gene encoding cell division protein ZapA, whose product MSQQDLNRIHVDIFGHQYSLRGQASSAHMRLVAALVDEKMKEIAQVNSRFDLGKVAVLSAVNIADEYIRLLEEYKDLLNALQQDIDKTKTKT is encoded by the coding sequence ATGAGTCAGCAAGATTTAAACCGAATTCACGTAGATATTTTCGGTCATCAATATTCCTTGCGCGGACAAGCCTCCTCTGCACATATGCGGTTAGTCGCGGCATTGGTCGACGAGAAAATGAAGGAAATCGCGCAGGTGAATTCCCGGTTTGACTTAGGAAAGGTAGCAGTGTTATCCGCAGTCAATATAGCAGATGAATACATTCGCTTGCTTGAAGAATATAAAGATTTGCTAAATGCATTGCAACAAGATATTGATAAGACGAAAACAAAGACATAG
- a CDS encoding CvpA family protein, translating to MHLVDVLIVVCIAAGAWSGYRSGAIRQVLRIGGTVISYWVAIRYPSILEPLVLKIDDQWGGKIIAGFGTWAVQGVSILLTFALCHLLVSLLTFVIQGIFDLPVLSFVNRMAGTVLGTCIAFLLIAIVVQVSNYVQIPTLNKAIAQSNIAQSFSHILLSGLPSIHGPIQGIPSRSNPFHISY from the coding sequence TTGCACCTCGTAGATGTTTTGATCGTTGTTTGTATTGCTGCCGGCGCGTGGTCAGGATACCGATCAGGCGCCATTCGACAAGTCTTGCGGATTGGCGGTACGGTTATTTCGTATTGGGTCGCCATTCGCTATCCTTCGATTTTGGAACCGCTGGTTCTGAAAATTGACGATCAATGGGGCGGTAAAATCATTGCGGGATTTGGGACATGGGCGGTTCAGGGCGTGTCGATACTTTTGACTTTCGCACTGTGCCATCTTCTTGTTTCTTTACTCACCTTTGTCATTCAAGGCATTTTTGACTTGCCTGTGCTGTCCTTTGTCAATCGAATGGCAGGCACTGTGCTTGGCACGTGTATTGCTTTTTTGCTTATCGCCATTGTTGTACAGGTTTCAAATTATGTACAAATCCCTACCCTGAACAAGGCAATCGCTCAATCAAATATTGCTCAATCGTTTTCTCACATACTTTTGAGCGGTTTGCCATCCATTCATGGACCCATTCAGGGGATACCGTCCCGTTCAAACCCGTTCCACATTTCCTATTGA
- a CDS encoding phage holin family protein yields the protein MSFLGTIVRFIVSALVLMFVGFIVPGFGHLNFWSALVAAIVIAAMGWVIERLFGRGISPYGRGIIGFISGAVVIWLAQLFVPGMRVSLLGALLASLVIGIIDLFIPTEIRGTGDTRDRH from the coding sequence ATGAGTTTTCTTGGTACTATAGTACGATTCATCGTTTCGGCCCTGGTTCTAATGTTTGTAGGATTTATCGTACCAGGTTTTGGCCACCTGAATTTCTGGTCGGCCTTAGTTGCAGCGATCGTCATTGCAGCAATGGGTTGGGTAATTGAACGACTTTTTGGTCGCGGCATTTCCCCTTATGGCCGTGGAATTATCGGATTCATATCTGGAGCTGTCGTCATCTGGCTGGCGCAATTATTTGTTCCAGGCATGCGTGTCTCATTGCTTGGCGCACTGCTCGCCTCACTTGTAATCGGGATTATCGATCTGTTTATCCCAACAGAAATTCGCGGGACAGGTGACACACGAGACAGACATTAG
- a CDS encoding endonuclease MutS2 has protein sequence MNDHVLRTLEYNKVLEHVIKQTTNAVGKELAQSIKPVTDLVQIQKWLQETEEAATLYRIKGTIPLGGIHDVRNCVKRVRVGGRLTIEELLQVADTIGNGRRLKRLIRKSAEEAEIPLLLEFADSMYDLKDLEDEIRRCIDENGTVNNDASTTLRNIRYEIQEKQGRMKDKLDEILRSPHYQKMLQDPIVTLRNERYCIPVKADYRGAFPGIIHDQSASGATYFIEPAAIVQMNNQLREKILEEQREIERILQQLSNRMAMEADEVSKNLETLGYLDCVFAKAKVAHQMRAIQPKLVDTGQIVLKKARHPLLNQESAVPISLHFGDDYTLLVITGPNTGGKTVTLKTIGLLTLMAMSGLFVPADDGTQISIFHHVFADIGDEQSIEQNLSTFSSHMSNIVRILNQVDQKSLVLLDELGAGTDPTEGAALAMSILDRLYQQGVRTVATTHYSELKAYAYGHEGAMNASVEFDVESLRPTYRLLIGIPGRSNAFAIAKRLGLHEDIIELAKSKLTQEDTKVEDLIRQLEVARLHAERDEQASAILKRETEQLRKQLDSERQSWYQERDALLQKAQDEAHRAVKRAQQEAQSILQELRDVAKQEHANIKEHRLIELQTRLKQASPELVKQPRIRVSKSNAKKTVKPGDTVMFLSLGQKAQVVEVSGKDITIQIGAMKTKTTLDQVELLGSASGSQEKRNLGMMKRSTLMVGMELDIRGRIVDDAVAEIDKYLDNAVMNGYPRVSIIHGKGTGALRTGVREFLRHHPHVSSFRYGSYNEGGDGVSIVELK, from the coding sequence ATGAATGATCATGTATTACGGACATTGGAATATAACAAAGTGCTCGAACATGTAATAAAACAAACGACAAACGCCGTAGGAAAGGAACTTGCGCAATCCATCAAGCCTGTGACCGATCTGGTTCAAATTCAAAAGTGGCTGCAGGAGACGGAAGAAGCGGCAACTTTGTATCGAATAAAAGGTACAATTCCATTAGGCGGAATTCATGATGTTCGCAACTGTGTGAAACGCGTCAGAGTCGGCGGACGCCTAACGATTGAAGAACTGCTGCAAGTTGCTGATACGATTGGCAACGGCAGGCGTTTAAAACGTTTGATCCGGAAGTCGGCAGAAGAGGCGGAAATTCCTCTTCTTTTGGAATTTGCAGACTCGATGTATGATTTGAAAGATTTGGAAGATGAAATTCGCCGCTGTATTGACGAAAACGGTACGGTCAATAATGATGCGTCTACAACTCTACGCAATATACGGTACGAAATTCAGGAAAAGCAAGGGCGCATGAAAGACAAATTGGACGAAATTTTACGCTCCCCTCATTACCAAAAAATGCTGCAGGATCCGATCGTTACATTGCGCAATGAACGGTATTGCATTCCTGTCAAAGCCGATTACCGCGGAGCGTTTCCGGGAATTATCCACGATCAGTCTGCCAGTGGCGCCACCTATTTTATAGAACCTGCGGCCATCGTTCAAATGAATAATCAATTGCGGGAAAAAATTCTGGAAGAACAGCGGGAAATTGAACGCATCTTGCAGCAGTTGTCGAACCGAATGGCCATGGAAGCGGATGAAGTATCCAAAAATCTTGAAACGCTTGGATATTTGGATTGTGTCTTTGCGAAAGCGAAAGTCGCTCATCAAATGCGCGCTATCCAACCGAAGCTCGTCGATACCGGACAGATTGTATTAAAAAAAGCACGGCATCCTCTTTTAAATCAGGAAAGCGCGGTGCCAATCAGCTTGCATTTTGGCGATGATTATACACTGCTTGTGATTACAGGACCGAATACAGGGGGAAAAACCGTTACATTAAAGACGATTGGATTGTTGACATTAATGGCGATGTCCGGTCTGTTCGTGCCGGCGGATGACGGGACGCAGATATCCATTTTTCATCATGTGTTTGCGGATATTGGAGATGAGCAAAGCATTGAGCAGAATTTGTCTACATTTTCAAGTCATATGTCCAACATTGTGAGAATTCTTAACCAAGTAGATCAGAAAAGCCTTGTTTTACTCGATGAATTGGGAGCAGGTACAGACCCGACGGAAGGTGCCGCTCTTGCCATGTCGATTCTCGATCGTCTATATCAACAAGGTGTTCGTACAGTCGCTACGACCCACTATAGTGAACTGAAAGCATATGCCTATGGTCATGAGGGGGCAATGAATGCCAGTGTCGAATTTGATGTGGAAAGCTTGCGTCCTACGTATCGCTTATTGATTGGAATTCCCGGGCGTTCCAATGCGTTTGCCATTGCAAAACGTTTGGGGCTGCACGAAGATATCATCGAGCTCGCAAAGAGCAAACTGACACAAGAGGACACAAAAGTTGAAGACTTGATTCGGCAATTGGAAGTAGCAAGGTTGCATGCGGAACGAGATGAGCAAGCGTCAGCGATTTTAAAAAGAGAGACGGAACAACTGCGCAAACAACTCGATTCAGAACGTCAATCCTGGTATCAGGAACGAGATGCACTTTTGCAAAAGGCACAAGACGAAGCGCATAGAGCTGTAAAACGCGCACAACAGGAAGCTCAATCGATCCTGCAGGAATTGCGGGATGTTGCAAAACAGGAACATGCGAATATCAAAGAGCATCGGCTGATCGAATTGCAAACACGACTGAAACAAGCGTCACCGGAACTTGTAAAACAGCCCAGAATACGTGTTTCCAAATCAAATGCGAAAAAAACAGTGAAGCCGGGAGATACGGTCATGTTCCTGTCTTTAGGCCAGAAAGCCCAAGTAGTGGAAGTAAGCGGCAAAGATATCACGATACAAATTGGTGCAATGAAGACAAAAACTACGCTTGACCAAGTAGAACTTTTAGGTTCAGCCAGCGGCTCACAAGAAAAGCGCAATCTTGGAATGATGAAGCGTTCCACCTTGATGGTGGGGATGGAACTGGATATACGAGGCCGCATTGTCGATGATGCGGTAGCGGAAATTGACAAATATCTGGACAATGCAGTAATGAACGGATACCCTCGAGTCAGCATCATTCATGGAAAAGGAACAGGAGCGCTGCGGACAGGCGTACGGGAGTTTCTTCGCCATCATCCGCATGTATCTTCGTTTCGATATGGATCGTATAATGAGGGTGGAGACGGTGTCAGTATCGTGGAATTAAAGTAA